In Methanobacterium sp., the following are encoded in one genomic region:
- a CDS encoding DUF1616 domain-containing protein: MKQTSSKDLMLIFVLASITALFTSIGPHNFLVIDISLLIMIIALSGYSLMSLVYPEEDALGILKKPLLIVMCSIFMAILISLVLKISPLKLHFKDLTWFLSIITASITITSYIIRLTYFKPIKETVKVLDKQGPLSFRELLDVNLIIFTILSLLMIITVLVPPLNKTSAWMLPGSLFVCLIPGYLLLEAIFPKNDDLELIERFALSSGSSLILTSIIGLIFNYTRWGIRLEYILLVMAVISLLLCFMIFMRRKKIPLSQKIRIPQMEKLLSIFLIICILLTIGAAAYTFLKPEDSLIKDEKTNLTNFYITESNSSASANTISLVSGKHSILNMVLVNQEGSTVNYRILVRVNNSILKHENITLENNQKITIPINFTAGIPGKRKMEFIIYKLPDQTPYQKKIVNLKVS, translated from the coding sequence ATGAAACAAACATCATCCAAGGATTTGATGTTAATTTTTGTATTAGCATCAATCACTGCCCTATTCACATCAATCGGACCCCATAATTTTTTAGTTATTGATATTTCGTTACTTATAATGATTATTGCACTATCCGGATATTCGCTGATGTCATTAGTTTACCCTGAAGAGGATGCTCTTGGGATTTTAAAAAAACCTTTATTAATTGTGATGTGCAGCATTTTCATGGCTATTTTAATTAGTTTAGTACTTAAAATTTCCCCATTAAAACTGCATTTTAAAGATTTAACATGGTTTTTATCAATAATAACTGCATCAATCACCATTACATCTTACATTATACGTTTAACCTATTTTAAACCAATAAAGGAAACTGTAAAAGTTTTAGACAAACAGGGCCCCCTATCATTTAGGGAGTTATTGGATGTAAATCTAATAATTTTCACCATACTAAGTTTACTGATGATTATAACTGTCTTGGTTCCTCCTTTAAACAAAACCTCGGCTTGGATGCTTCCAGGCAGTCTTTTTGTGTGTTTAATACCAGGTTACTTGCTGTTGGAGGCTATATTCCCTAAAAATGATGATTTGGAATTGATAGAACGCTTTGCACTGAGTTCTGGTTCCAGTTTAATCTTAACTTCCATAATCGGCCTTATATTTAATTACACCCGATGGGGTATTCGTTTAGAATACATCCTCCTTGTAATGGCTGTAATCAGCTTGTTGTTATGTTTCATGATATTTATGCGAAGGAAAAAAATACCTTTATCCCAAAAAATCCGCATCCCTCAAATGGAAAAACTGTTGAGCATATTCCTTATTATCTGCATCTTACTGACAATTGGGGCAGCCGCTTACACATTTCTTAAACCAGAAGACTCCCTAATAAAGGATGAAAAAACTAACCTAACCAATTTTTATATTACTGAAAGTAATTCCAGTGCCAGTGCCAATACAATAAGCTTGGTATCAGGGAAACATTCAATTTTAAACATGGTTTTAGTGAATCAAGAAGGGTCAACTGTGAATTACCGAATATTAGTGCGAGTAAATAACAGCATCCTAAAACATGAAAACATTACCCTTGAAAACAATCAAAAAATTACAATTCCAATAAACTTCACCGCTGGAATACCTGGAAAAAGAAAGATGGAATTCATTATTTACAAGCTCCCAGACCAAACCCCCTATCAAAAAAAGATTGTGAATCTTAAAGTATCATAA
- a CDS encoding undecaprenyl-phosphate glucose phosphotransferase: LRQFLKYIRTQGYNIKYILVIGAGKLGQKFARIIIQNEYMGYRIIGFLDDDPEKDTICGLKVLGKLKDLENVIEMNTVDRIIIALSPTHKELMNWIIETCEKSGVRAEIIPDYYGYLSSKPHVGMIEDIPLIKIRYVPLDNRLNQFIKRMIDLLLAVPSLILLSPLLLITAIMVKISSPGPIIFKQERFGKDHQVFKMYKFRSMKLHDEEKEKYKWTTKNDSRVTRFGSFIRRTSIDELPQLFNILKGEMSLIGPRPERPHLAEKFKEEIPKYMIKHHVRPGMSGLAQINGYRGNTSIFKRIEYDIYYVENWTISMDVKIFFRTLINLFRDKNAY; encoded by the coding sequence CTCCGCCAGTTTCTTAAGTATATCAGAACCCAGGGATACAACATCAAATACATCCTAGTTATAGGGGCAGGGAAACTGGGCCAGAAATTTGCCAGAATCATCATCCAAAACGAATATATGGGTTATAGGATTATCGGATTTTTAGATGACGATCCGGAAAAGGATACAATTTGCGGTTTAAAGGTTTTAGGAAAACTAAAAGACTTAGAAAATGTCATTGAAATGAACACAGTTGACCGGATTATTATAGCATTATCCCCAACCCATAAAGAGCTTATGAATTGGATAATTGAAACTTGTGAAAAAAGTGGAGTTAGGGCAGAGATCATACCAGACTATTATGGTTATTTATCTTCAAAACCACATGTAGGGATGATAGAAGACATTCCCCTTATAAAAATTAGATATGTACCCTTGGATAATCGTTTAAACCAGTTTATTAAGAGAATGATTGATCTGCTATTGGCGGTTCCTTCCCTTATATTGTTATCGCCTCTTTTACTTATCACCGCTATCATGGTAAAAATAAGTTCTCCGGGTCCGATTATTTTTAAGCAGGAACGATTTGGTAAGGATCATCAAGTTTTTAAAATGTACAAATTTCGCAGTATGAAATTGCATGATGAAGAAAAAGAGAAATATAAATGGACCACTAAAAATGACTCTCGGGTCACAAGATTTGGCTCATTTATTAGAAGAACAAGTATTGATGAACTACCCCAACTATTCAATATATTAAAGGGAGAAATGAGCTTAATCGGCCCAAGACCTGAGCGTCCCCATTTAGCTGAAAAATTCAAGGAAGAAATTCCGAAATACATGATTAAGCACCATGTACGTCCGGGTATGAGTGGATTGGCGCAAATAAATGGTTATCGTGGTAATACGTCCATTTTTAAAAGGATTGAATATGATATTTATTATGTGGAGAACTGGACAATATCTATGGATGTGAAAATTTTTTTCAGAACCTTAATTAATCTATTCCGGGATAAAAATGCTTATTAA